A stretch of the Geovibrio thiophilus genome encodes the following:
- a CDS encoding M23 family metallopeptidase, with product MKKRYTIMIFDESRLGEVKTKKLSLSTIKFVMMLVAFYAVISFTGFFFLTSLYSERHDMLVFKHENEKLKEKIDGYAMQLEEIEKKIASVDELEYKVRNLATYANGPVPQKQLAIGGKEVDIIQDLSAVSERKEKEFFEELNENLVTLGLELEKRAASLSELSDFLEEHRLIMSSTPSIWPTKGWISSSFGYRISPFTGRRVFHEGLDIANKMGTPIRSAAKGVVIFSGRKAGYGNVITIDHGFGYVTRYAHCNKLFMKEGDNVEKGQVIAEVGNTGRSTGPHLHYEVLVNGVQVNPMKFIIGETDLAANIQ from the coding sequence ATGAAGAAACGCTATACCATTATGATATTTGACGAATCCCGTTTGGGTGAGGTTAAGACCAAAAAGCTCAGCCTTTCTACAATCAAATTCGTTATGATGCTGGTGGCATTTTACGCCGTTATTTCTTTTACAGGTTTTTTCTTTTTAACCAGCCTTTACTCCGAGCGTCACGATATGCTGGTTTTCAAGCACGAGAATGAGAAGCTTAAAGAGAAAATCGACGGTTACGCCATGCAGCTTGAGGAGATCGAGAAAAAGATCGCCAGTGTTGATGAGCTGGAGTACAAAGTTCGAAATCTTGCCACCTATGCCAACGGTCCTGTTCCTCAGAAGCAGCTTGCCATAGGCGGTAAAGAGGTCGACATCATTCAGGACCTTTCAGCCGTGAGCGAAAGGAAGGAAAAAGAGTTCTTTGAGGAGCTTAACGAAAACCTCGTTACCCTCGGTCTGGAGCTTGAGAAAAGGGCGGCAAGCCTTTCGGAACTGTCCGATTTTCTTGAGGAACACAGACTCATAATGAGCTCAACACCCTCTATCTGGCCTACCAAAGGCTGGATCTCAAGCAGCTTCGGCTACCGCATATCCCCCTTCACGGGAAGACGCGTTTTCCACGAAGGGCTTGATATAGCAAACAAAATGGGCACACCCATCAGATCCGCCGCCAAGGGCGTTGTTATCTTCTCCGGAAGAAAAGCAGGCTACGGCAATGTGATAACAATAGACCACGGCTTCGGCTACGTAACAAGATACGCCCACTGCAACAAACTCTTTATGAAAGAAGGGGACAATGTAGAGAAAGGGCAGGTTATAGCCGAAGTGGGCAACACCGGCAGAAGCACAGGTCCGCACCTGCATTACGAGGTTCTCGTGAACGGCGTGCAGGTTAACCCGATGAAGTTCATCATCGGAGAGACAGATCTGGCGGCGAACATTCAGTAA